One window from the genome of Pseudomonadota bacterium encodes:
- a CDS encoding AMP nucleosidase, which produces MPTRYPSPIKPGRSTKVFRSPEKALQHIKEIYDRNVTYLRRRFEDFCNKEGLPTERSTAHYPYILFKTKTYPSVDRRLSYGFVTQPGMYSTTVTRPDIFDHYFKEQLTLLCENHSDAKLEIGVSDVPIPLHFALGEDFYLEGELSSTKLDALPLLFDLPDLSMMDDKIANGIYLLDEDTEANVQPLSLFTAPRVDVSLQRLKHYTGTSSEHFQNFVIYTNYQFYIDEFIRNGMRLMSYTEEKELAKERSEYVSFVEPGNKITHNANLPGGMSKDGFPRIEGGSMSRIPQMPAYHLKRANGSGITMINIGVGPSNAKNITDHVAVLRPHAWLMLGHCAGLRNSQRLGDYVLAHAYIREDAILDDDLPLHVPLPALSEIQLALASAMSEVTGLDDYEFKRIMRTGTVASINDRNWELRDQKELMWHFSQSRAIALDMESATIAANGFRFRVPYGTLLCVSDKPLHGQLKLPGMADEFYRERVDQHLKIGLLAMEKLRAMGKERLHSRKLRSFTEVAFQ; this is translated from the coding sequence ATGCCCACACGTTACCCTTCACCGATCAAACCCGGACGCAGCACGAAAGTGTTCCGCAGCCCTGAAAAGGCGTTGCAGCATATCAAAGAAATCTATGACAGGAATGTCACCTATTTGCGCCGCCGTTTCGAGGATTTCTGTAACAAGGAAGGCTTGCCGACGGAACGCTCCACGGCGCATTACCCCTATATCCTGTTTAAAACCAAAACCTATCCTTCGGTTGACCGCCGCTTGTCTTACGGTTTTGTCACCCAGCCGGGCATGTATTCCACAACCGTCACGCGGCCTGATATTTTTGACCATTATTTCAAGGAACAATTGACCCTGCTGTGCGAAAACCACAGCGATGCGAAACTTGAAATCGGTGTGAGCGATGTGCCGATCCCGCTGCATTTCGCACTGGGGGAGGATTTTTATCTGGAAGGTGAGCTTTCCTCGACAAAGCTGGATGCCTTGCCGCTGCTGTTTGATCTGCCTGATCTCAGTATGATGGATGATAAAATCGCCAACGGTATTTATCTGCTGGATGAAGATACGGAGGCGAATGTGCAGCCGCTGTCCCTGTTTACTGCGCCGCGCGTTGATGTCAGCCTGCAGCGGTTGAAACATTATACGGGCACATCTTCCGAGCATTTCCAGAATTTCGTCATTTACACGAACTATCAGTTCTATATTGATGAATTTATCCGTAACGGCATGCGTCTGATGTCTTATACGGAGGAAAAGGAACTGGCGAAAGAGCGGTCGGAATATGTCTCCTTTGTCGAGCCGGGCAATAAAATCACCCATAACGCCAATCTTCCCGGCGGGATGAGCAAAGACGGCTTTCCCCGCATCGAAGGCGGCAGTATGAGCCGTATCCCGCAAATGCCTGCCTATCACTTGAAACGGGCAAACGGGTCGGGCATTACCATGATCAATATCGGTGTCGGTCCCTCCAATGCCAAAAACATCACCGACCATGTCGCCGTGCTGCGTCCGCATGCATGGCTGATGCTGGGTCACTGCGCGGGCCTCCGGAATTCGCAGCGTCTGGGTGATTATGTGCTGGCACATGCCTATATCCGTGAAGATGCCATTTTGGATGATGATTTGCCGCTGCATGTGCCACTTCCGGCCTTGTCGGAAATTCAGCTGGCGCTGGCCTCGGCAATGAGCGAGGTCACAGGGCTGGATGATTACGAATTCAAACGGATTATGCGCACGGGAACGGTTGCCAGCATTAATGACCGTAACTGGGAGCTGCGCGACCAGAAGGAGCTGATGTGGCATTTCAGCCAAAGCCGTGCGATTGCGCTGGATATGGAATCCGCGACCATTGCCGCAAACGGTTTCCGTTTCCGCGTTCCTTACGGTACGCTGCTCTGCGTGTCTGATAAGCCGCTGCACGGGCAATTGAAACTGCCGGGTATGGCGGATGAGTTCTACCGCGAACGTGTTGACCAGCACTTGAAAATCGGTCTTCTGGCAATGGAAAAACTGCGCGCCATGGGCAAGGAAAGATTGCACAGCCGCAAGTTGCGCAGCTTTACCGAAGTTGCATTTCAGTAA
- a CDS encoding DUF2497 domain-containing protein, translating into MADKKAEQATAEEPSIEEILESIRQIISDDDEDGDDAGDVIMDVEADKDKAGDVDLPKKDDDDKPADIEGDVTEQAVDDGDVLELRDVVEEGGAADISMDAAEDDYEPADIEGDMTDADDSRLISEDTEEAAVGAMAKLAENMFVEEHTAAGIAPAGRVTLEHITRELLRPMLKEWLDRRLPGLVEELVEREIKKISDRSKK; encoded by the coding sequence ATGGCAGATAAAAAAGCGGAACAGGCCACGGCGGAGGAGCCTTCGATCGAGGAAATCCTCGAATCCATTCGTCAGATCATATCTGACGATGATGAAGATGGCGATGATGCCGGCGATGTTATCATGGATGTCGAAGCGGATAAGGATAAAGCCGGCGATGTCGATCTGCCGAAAAAGGACGATGATGACAAGCCCGCCGATATCGAAGGCGATGTGACGGAACAGGCTGTTGATGACGGCGATGTACTAGAGTTGCGTGATGTCGTTGAAGAAGGCGGCGCTGCGGATATTTCGATGGATGCTGCGGAAGATGATTATGAGCCCGCCGATATCGAAGGTGATATGACGGATGCGGATGACAGCCGTTTGATCTCGGAAGATACGGAAGAGGCCGCCGTCGGCGCGATGGCGAAACTGGCGGAAAATATGTTTGTCGAAGAACACACCGCGGCAGGCATCGCCCCGGCCGGACGCGTGACGCTGGAACATATCACGCGGGAACTGTTACGTCCGATGCTGAAGGAATGGCTTGACCGCCGCCTTCCCGGATTGGTGGAGGAGCTGGTCGAGCGTGAAATTAAGAAAATCTCCGACCGTTCCAAGAAATAA
- the truA gene encoding tRNA pseudouridine(38-40) synthase TruA: MTQRWKITVEYDGSLYAGWQLQQHDMTVQQALEEAILAFSGEETRLHVAGRTDAGVHALGQVAHFDLEREVTEKTVRDAINAKLREKKYSGVSVVMAEPVEDDFHARFGAQNRVYLYRILADRAAPPALLGKRVWHMRDRLDVAAMNAGAQYLLGHHDFSSFRAAGCQANSPLRTVRLVAVTEDREEAYGAGQAVTVKVEAKSFLYHQVRNIVGSLVPVGTGKWQPEKIGEILAACDRTKAAETAPAHGLYFARVDY, encoded by the coding sequence ATGACGCAGCGCTGGAAAATAACCGTGGAATATGACGGTTCCCTCTATGCGGGCTGGCAACTTCAGCAACATGACATGACTGTGCAACAGGCTCTGGAAGAGGCGATTTTGGCCTTCTCCGGAGAAGAAACACGCCTGCATGTTGCCGGGCGCACGGATGCCGGAGTGCATGCGCTGGGGCAGGTCGCACATTTCGATCTGGAGCGGGAGGTCACGGAAAAAACCGTGCGCGATGCCATCAATGCCAAATTACGGGAAAAGAAATATTCCGGCGTGTCGGTGGTGATGGCGGAGCCCGTAGAAGATGATTTTCACGCCCGTTTCGGTGCGCAGAACCGGGTGTATCTCTACCGTATCCTTGCTGACCGCGCCGCACCGCCTGCATTGCTGGGCAAACGTGTCTGGCATATGCGTGACAGGCTGGATGTCGCTGCGATGAATGCCGGTGCGCAATATCTTTTGGGGCATCATGATTTTTCCTCTTTCCGTGCGGCGGGCTGTCAGGCGAATTCACCGCTGCGTACGGTGCGTCTTGTCGCGGTGACGGAGGATCGCGAAGAGGCTTACGGGGCAGGGCAGGCGGTGACCGTGAAAGTTGAGGCCAAATCCTTCCTTTATCATCAGGTGCGCAATATCGTCGGGTCACTCGTGCCGGTCGGGACGGGAAAATGGCAGCCGGAAAAAATCGGTGAAATCCTTGCCGCCTGTGACCGGACAAAAGCGGCGGAAACCGCGCCCGCGCACGGGCTGTATTTCGCGCGCGTCGATTATTAG
- a CDS encoding DnaJ domain-containing protein: MSQPSPYEILGVAKNATDDEIKKAKNKALMRHHEDRVNARIKRDGLEGTPEAVKLLTEARQQASLVNGAYEILKDPEKRQTFDEYGYEGLARQANGDDPSSSGGSDAFWDFGKASAEFGTETVEMSDDELFGDDLDQKSTRRDVRDVLKNARHTGTNPFKGNDTSLDDLLDEVRGKKPKKSPPKKEDKPAASKGSGSSLLGDLAGKASGVFSRAKDKAMETVDDLTHGDDDAPATTGNSELSGRLRDVINELVETDGKLSSMSLRTVVSELKSIADHIDGGAQNRKKQGFNR; this comes from the coding sequence ATGTCACAACCATCTCCATATGAAATTCTCGGTGTTGCAAAGAATGCCACTGATGACGAGATCAAAAAAGCCAAAAACAAGGCGCTGATGCGGCACCATGAAGACCGCGTCAATGCGCGGATCAAACGCGACGGGCTGGAAGGCACGCCGGAAGCCGTAAAACTTCTGACAGAAGCGCGCCAGCAGGCTTCTCTTGTAAACGGTGCCTATGAAATTCTGAAAGATCCCGAAAAACGCCAGACTTTTGATGAATACGGTTATGAAGGGCTTGCGCGTCAAGCCAATGGCGATGATCCCTCCAGCTCAGGCGGCAGCGATGCTTTCTGGGATTTCGGGAAAGCCAGCGCCGAATTCGGTACGGAAACCGTGGAAATGAGCGATGACGAACTGTTCGGTGATGATCTTGACCAGAAATCGACGCGCCGTGATGTGAGAGATGTCCTGAAAAACGCCCGCCATACCGGCACAAACCCGTTCAAAGGCAATGATACCAGCCTTGACGATCTGCTGGACGAAGTCCGCGGCAAAAAACCGAAGAAATCTCCTCCGAAAAAAGAGGATAAACCCGCCGCTTCCAAAGGCAGCGGATCAAGTCTGCTGGGCGATCTCGCCGGCAAAGCCAGCGGTGTTTTCAGCCGTGCAAAAGATAAAGCCATGGAAACGGTCGATGATCTGACCCACGGTGATGATGATGCTCCGGCAACAACAGGAAATTCCGAATTGTCAGGACGCCTGCGCGATGTCATCAACGAGCTTGTCGAAACAGACGGCAAACTCAGCAGCATGTCCCTGCGAACCGTTGTCAGCGAGTTGAAAAGCATTGCCGATCATATTGACGGCGGCGCACAAAACCGCAAAAAACAGGGCTTTAACCGCTAA
- a CDS encoding tetratricopeptide repeat protein: MTEQSSNRIKILLSTAFCGLMLFGCQNSSSQTGMYQQALESRQQITHSNAGEAVQLYERLYARNSGDIGITVKYAEALRKAGMPQQALTVLSPLAESQMKAKPAVLVEYAASNIAVGRFMHAQHALDKFYGLDKKNAADKDDLQPQALNLNGLVLSASGHHAEAEEKYREALASWLGNPSVVMNNLALSLAQQGKFDEALDFLEQAQRQSTPEQQGMHDQNLALVEKLQKKSAKKK, translated from the coding sequence ATGACAGAGCAATCCTCAAACCGTATAAAAATTCTGCTCTCGACGGCTTTTTGCGGCTTGATGCTGTTCGGCTGTCAGAACAGCAGTTCACAAACGGGCATGTATCAGCAGGCACTGGAATCGCGCCAGCAGATTACACATTCCAATGCCGGTGAAGCCGTTCAACTTTATGAAAGGCTTTACGCCCGCAACAGCGGTGATATCGGCATTACCGTGAAATATGCAGAAGCTTTGCGCAAGGCGGGTATGCCGCAACAGGCGCTGACTGTTTTGTCACCGCTGGCGGAATCGCAAATGAAGGCAAAACCTGCGGTTCTGGTTGAATATGCGGCGTCTAATATTGCCGTCGGGCGCTTTATGCATGCACAGCATGCGCTGGATAAATTCTATGGGCTGGATAAGAAAAACGCCGCGGATAAAGATGATTTGCAGCCGCAGGCGCTGAACCTGAACGGCTTGGTCTTGTCGGCCTCGGGCCATCACGCAGAAGCGGAAGAGAAATACCGCGAGGCACTGGCCTCATGGCTGGGCAATCCGTCGGTTGTGATGAATAATCTGGCCTTATCGCTGGCACAGCAGGGCAAATTTGACGAAGCGCTTGATTTTCTGGAACAGGCACAACGTCAGAGTACGCCGGAACAGCAAGGCATGCATGACCAAAACCTTGCGCTGGTCGAAAAACTGCAGAAAAAATCCGCGAAAAAGAAATAA